Proteins encoded in a region of the Lepidochelys kempii isolate rLepKem1 chromosome 24, rLepKem1.hap2, whole genome shotgun sequence genome:
- the LOC140902957 gene encoding phospholipase A2 inhibitor NAI-like, whose amino-acid sequence MEASLAVCLLAALLATGACLQCEVCTGVGNNCTGSMQTCTPGQDFCGIFLTEVIVAGMKTQTILKGCVASSQCKAGPVSMNFGNEVTSSTSIACCVGDACKTVNVTLPPADTKPNGRSCPGCYALSTEQCHEETVKCTGAETRCLDAVGTVTIGGSPMQMVMKGCVSESMCLPLKVGSSAFAEISSNLTTDKCTVASGTAGVAPGATGLFLPALAGLLLLKLLS is encoded by the exons ATGGAGGCTTCTCTTGCTGTCTGCCTCCTCGCTGCTCTCCTGGCGACGG ggGCCTGTCTGCAGTGTGAGGTTTGTACTGGAGTTGGAAACAACTGCACGGGCAGCATGCAGACCTGCACCCCTGGACAAGACTTTTGTGGCAtctttctcactgaagtcatagTGG CGGGAATGAAGACCCAAACCATTCTCAAGGGCTGTGTGGCATCCAGCCAATGTAAAGCCGGTCCCGTCTCTATGAATTTTGGGAATGAAGTGACATCAAGCACGAGCATCGCCTGCTGCGTGGGAGATGCCTGCAAAACCGTCAATGTTACAC TGCCCCCGGCTGACACCAAACCCAATGGCCGGAGCTGCCCTGGCTGCTATGCTTTGTCCACAGAGCAATGCCATGAAGAGACCGTCAAGTGTACAGGAGCCGAGACCCGATGTCTTGACGCCGTTGGAACTGTAACGATTG GTGGAAGCCCAATGCAGATGGTCATGAAGGGCTGCGTTTCCGAGTCCATGTGCCTCCCCTTAAAAGTGGGCTCATCAGCCTTCGCAGAGATCAGTTCGAATCTAACCACAGACAAATGCACAGTGGCCTCCGGCACGGCGGGCGTGGCTCCCGGAGCAACCGGGCTTTTCCTCCCAGCCCTCGCTGGGCtcctcctgttgaagctgctctCCTGA